The following nucleotide sequence is from Nautilia sp. PV-1.
TCCACTGATCCCAATGCTTTTTCCAATAAGCGAAATACTGAATATTGTTAAGATCATAGCTGGTTCTACGAGTGCCGAAATAAACGCTTCACGACTGCTGCCTATTCCTCCAAAGGCGCTTGCACTGTCAAGCCCTAGAAGCATCAAAAAGAAAGTGGAAAGCGACAAAAGCCCCGTAATTGTAAATGCGTCTATAAATGAAATATAAAAACTTTTACTAAAAACGGGCGGCATTAAAAACACCACCACTACTATCGGAGCCAAAATCATAAATACCGCAATTCTGCTCATAATACTTGATTCTTTGGCGTAAACCAGCTCTTTGTTGATGAGTTTCATAAAATCGACATACGGCTGAAAAGGTGAAAGCGGTTTTTTAAACAAAAGATACATTTTAACGGATTTCGTAAGTCCCAGTAAAAACGGTGCTATTAAAAAAATAATTAGAATGGTTAGCAAATAATTTATCATTTTTTCTCTCCGAAAATGAATTTGTAAAATATCGCCATTACCACAATTTCAAGCAAAATATTCCCCCAGTTGTATTCTTTGTAAAACACTCTGAAACTGAAAAGCGTAAAAATTAAAAGCATAAAAATAAGGCTTGAATATTTGGTTCTTTCAAAATGTGAAAGTCTGTATACGAAATAGCTTAAATAATTTAGTCCTTTTACTACACTGTCATACAGACTTTTTTCAAAAAGAGGTTTTATATGCACTTCGTAAAGTGATGACGAAAATTTGGTTTTGTGACCGGCGAGGGTCTGAGTGTGAGTATGCACTTCAGGGCGGTAAAGCCACTCAAAAAATCTTCTGATAGGTCCGGCAAAACCGGTGGCAGAATATTGGCTTTTTGCGGATGTGTTGTATCCGCATGCCCATGTATGATAAATTCTGATTTTCGGATTTAGGTATTTGTAAAATGCGTATATAGCAGATACGACGATTATCAGTCCCGCCAAAATCAAAATAGGCGCAACCGCTCCGTTTGAATTAAGTGAATGCATAACCCAGATATTTTGGAAAAGTTTATGATAAATATCTGCAATCGGCATGGAGTGGTTTATTATTTTTATAAAGAAAGGCATAAAAAGCATGAGCGAAATTACAACACCGGCCATTAAAATCTGACCTGTGAGCATTAATCTGTTTACCTCTTTTGCGTGTTTTGCGTTTTCGCTTCTGCTTAGTCCCAAAAAGGTAATACCAAAGGCTTTTACAAAACAGGCTATTGCAAGACCTCCGGTGAGGGCAAGGGCGAAAATCGCAAAAGGGAATGAAAGTTTAAGCACGAGATTATCAATACCGCTGGAGTTAAGCATACTTTGAAATATCATCCATTCGCTCAAAAATCCGTTTGTAGGAGGAAGTGCGGAGATTGAAATAGCCGCTGTTAAAAACATAAAAGCGGTTATCGGCATTAATTTGATAAGTCCTCCGTAACTTTCGATGTTTTTTGTATGAGTTGCATACAAAACGCTTCCCGCGCTCATAAAAAGGAGGGATTTAAAGCTCATGTGGTTAAACGTGTGATACACGGCCGCAATAAACGCAAATGCCGCCAAAACAGGAAGTTTTAAGTAGGTAAAAATCATACCCACCCCTATACCTATAAGGATAATTCCTATATTTTCTATGGAGTGGTTTGCAAGAAGAGCTTTGATATCGTGGCTCGCTATTGCGTATAATACCCCGACAAGAGACGAAATTGCGCCAAGTGCCAAAATTATTACTCCCCATTCAATCTGCCAATTCGGGATAATAAAAAGAAATCTCAAAAATGCGTAAATCGCGACTTTAAGCATAACACCGCTCATTAAAGCCGATACCGGAGAAGGGGCCGCCGGATGGGCGTATGGCAGCCATACGTGAAGAGGCACGACCCCGGCTTTACTTAAAAATCCTATCGTTATCAAAAAAAAGAGAATTGAAGGGTATTTAAACTCAGCCGCAAGGTTTGAGAGGGTGTGAAAATTGGTAAACAAGGAATTTCCGCCAAGCATTAAGAAAAACATTAATATAAAAACAAACCCAAAATGCGTCATAAAGAAATAAAATCTTCCGGCTTTTACCGCTTCATCGGTCGGTTCTGTTAGGATTAACTGCCAGCTGCTGAGACTCATCAGCTCCCAGAAAAACAAAAACGGAAGTATCTCGTTTGATAAAACGACGCCTATCATGGAAATAATAAAAGTAAAGTAATGGATAAGAAAATG
It contains:
- a CDS encoding respiratory chain complex I subunit 1 family protein, which codes for MINYLLTILIIFLIAPFLLGLTKSVKMYLLFKKPLSPFQPYVDFMKLINKELVYAKESSIMSRIAVFMILAPIVVVVFLMPPVFSKSFYISFIDAFTITGLLSLSTFFLMLLGLDSASAFGGIGSSREAFISALVEPAMILTIFSISLIGKSIGISGAVLNLNNHFDINHAASFILAAISFFIILIAENGRIPVDNPETHLELTMVHEAMILESTGADLALIETANALKFAIFANLFVSLFLPFGTNLCWCLAVLVFIIKLILVSVLVAFIEVNTAKLRLFKVPNLLGIAIIFGFLSLFIYYVVGE
- a CDS encoding proton-conducting transporter membrane subunit — its product is MFNLNPLSVLFLFLILLGVIPNLFYMAGYLSHIKRKTHFLIHYFTFIISMIGVVLSNEILPFLFFWELMSLSSWQLILTEPTDEAVKAGRFYFFMTHFGFVFILMFFLMLGGNSLFTNFHTLSNLAAEFKYPSILFFLITIGFLSKAGVVPLHVWLPYAHPAAPSPVSALMSGVMLKVAIYAFLRFLFIIPNWQIEWGVIILALGAISSLVGVLYAIASHDIKALLANHSIENIGIILIGIGVGMIFTYLKLPVLAAFAFIAAVYHTFNHMSFKSLLFMSAGSVLYATHTKNIESYGGLIKLMPITAFMFLTAAISISALPPTNGFLSEWMIFQSMLNSSGIDNLVLKLSFPFAIFALALTGGLAIACFVKAFGITFLGLSRSENAKHAKEVNRLMLTGQILMAGVVISLMLFMPFFIKIINHSMPIADIYHKLFQNIWVMHSLNSNGAVAPILILAGLIIVVSAIYAFYKYLNPKIRIYHTWACGYNTSAKSQYSATGFAGPIRRFFEWLYRPEVHTHTQTLAGHKTKFSSSLYEVHIKPLFEKSLYDSVVKGLNYLSYFVYRLSHFERTKYSSLIFMLLIFTLFSFRVFYKEYNWGNILLEIVVMAIFYKFIFGEKK